One part of the Mariniblastus fucicola genome encodes these proteins:
- a CDS encoding response regulator, translating into MRVLLVDDDAQVLRGVTRIMECESDGWAIESALSGIEALQILDSGGYNVLVSDMRMPGMDGAELLQQVQDRHPNVLRVVLSGEASRETVMRVIHPMHQYLSKPCDPGKLIDVIRKAEIYQETIHSTEVLDALGKANCLPSLSDIVIEIDSVLESKHCDSEMLGKLVLKDPTLSAKILQLANSAIFGLKQPVIDIEQAMSVVGVDMVRAIAMSSSLFKFSGSSVNTLPQQLFKHSIEVAGICRQLARWERADSVTSKTVFSGGLLHDVGKILLLNAFEEEYTQLMQSASKGAQSLIELETSKFAATHAGVGAYLLDMWGLPSSLVETVAAHHSPAICARSSLACQIVFGANWIASGADEAVLRSCQTENCDDFAAKLKSWNQKCVEERKGDLDE; encoded by the coding sequence ATGAGAGTTCTACTGGTCGACGATGATGCTCAGGTCTTGCGAGGCGTCACGCGAATTATGGAGTGCGAATCGGATGGCTGGGCCATTGAGTCTGCTTTGTCCGGGATCGAGGCGCTGCAGATACTGGACTCGGGCGGTTACAACGTTCTCGTTTCCGATATGCGGATGCCTGGAATGGACGGCGCGGAACTTTTGCAGCAGGTGCAGGACCGGCATCCAAACGTGCTGCGTGTCGTGTTGTCGGGCGAAGCGAGCCGGGAAACCGTAATGCGGGTGATTCACCCGATGCATCAGTATCTTTCGAAACCGTGCGACCCAGGAAAGCTGATCGATGTCATTCGAAAGGCAGAGATTTATCAGGAGACAATACACTCGACGGAAGTTTTGGATGCGCTAGGCAAAGCGAATTGCCTTCCTTCATTGTCAGACATTGTCATCGAGATCGACTCGGTTCTGGAATCCAAGCACTGTGATTCTGAAATGCTCGGAAAGTTGGTTTTAAAGGATCCAACCCTGTCCGCAAAAATTCTTCAGCTGGCTAACTCGGCGATTTTTGGATTGAAGCAGCCCGTTATCGATATCGAGCAAGCCATGTCAGTCGTCGGCGTCGACATGGTTCGTGCGATCGCGATGTCGTCGAGCCTGTTCAAGTTCTCTGGCTCGTCGGTGAATACGTTGCCACAGCAACTATTCAAGCACAGTATTGAAGTCGCCGGGATCTGTCGCCAGCTTGCTCGCTGGGAGCGGGCCGATTCTGTTACGTCAAAGACTGTATTCTCCGGAGGTCTGCTGCACGACGTTGGCAAAATTCTCTTGCTCAATGCGTTCGAAGAAGAATACACACAATTGATGCAATCGGCATCGAAAGGTGCCCAGTCGTTGATCGAACTGGAAACGAGTAAGTTTGCTGCGACACATGCCGGTGTAGGAGCGTATCTACTCGACATGTGGGGGTTGCCATCATCGCTGGTGGAAACCGTTGCCGCCCATCACAGCCCCGCCATTTGTGCGAGATCTTCTCTCGCCTGTCAAATTGTGTTTGGTGCTAACTGGATCGCGTCCGGAGCGGACGAAGCCGTTCTTCGATCCTGTCAAACTGAGAACTGTGATGACTTTGCAGCCAAGCTAAAGAGTTGGAATCAAAAGTGCGTGGAAGAACGAAAAGGAGATCTCGATGAGTAG
- the rsmG gene encoding 16S rRNA (guanine(527)-N(7))-methyltransferase RsmG, whose product MSSLKETIEALELPVPEDGICNKLSAYCDALWKANETVNLTRHTTYEKFVSRDLVDTIQVSRLIPAGRAVLDMGSGGGVPGMVLAILRPDLEVTLSESVGKKAVALEAIAKEISLDAEICNSRAEKLLEDFSYDFTTVRAVGPLYKICTWLDGVWSSAGKVLAIKGPNWKNEKNEAAEKGLLKKIDIEVVAEYSSPGADWNSLILQLSAKGYRKR is encoded by the coding sequence ATGTCCAGCCTAAAAGAAACCATCGAAGCACTTGAGTTGCCCGTTCCTGAAGACGGAATCTGCAACAAGCTTTCTGCGTACTGTGACGCGCTCTGGAAAGCCAACGAGACCGTGAATCTGACGCGGCACACGACTTATGAAAAGTTCGTATCGCGCGACCTCGTCGACACCATTCAGGTATCGCGACTGATTCCAGCCGGTCGAGCTGTTCTGGACATGGGATCTGGAGGAGGCGTTCCCGGCATGGTTCTGGCAATCCTCCGCCCGGATCTGGAAGTGACGCTCAGCGAATCGGTTGGCAAGAAGGCGGTCGCACTTGAGGCTATCGCCAAAGAGATTTCGCTGGATGCGGAGATTTGCAATTCACGAGCAGAAAAACTGCTGGAAGATTTCAGCTACGACTTCACGACAGTCCGCGCGGTTGGACCGCTGTACAAAATCTGCACGTGGCTGGACGGTGTTTGGAGTTCGGCTGGAAAAGTGCTGGCCATCAAGGGCCCGAACTGGAAGAATGAGAAAAACGAAGCTGCTGAAAAAGGGCTGTTGAAGAAGATCGACATTGAAGTTGTCGCCGAGTACTCTTCGCCGGGTGCCGACTGGAACAGCCTCATTCTTCAGCTCAGCGCTAAAGGGTACCGCAAACGGTAG
- a CDS encoding serine/threonine protein kinase codes for MTNNLSMIFSADVSGNPPEDFSNGFRKYHHFQPLGSGGKADLLVCKDLNLGRPVVLKKLKKDVPNYEKELSRLLREARITAQLQHPATVPMYEIGKDDEGDWYFAMKKIEGQTLFEIIVGLYNRDTAIEQHFNLTRLLNIFRQVCDALSYAHTRGVIHRDIKPENIIVGMFGEVTLIDWGAAKVWGMPNEGDEERGVDRGGTPLYMSPEQILGHKPVDERTDVFSMGIVLYEMMTQREPFRGPTIQDTFNNIINTDPTEPRKAAAHRFIPATIEKICLKAIEKEPADRFQSMDEMAQAINVFENDALMRGSV; via the coding sequence ATGACCAACAATCTTTCCATGATTTTCTCCGCGGATGTCTCGGGGAATCCGCCAGAGGATTTTTCGAACGGCTTTCGCAAATATCATCACTTTCAACCTTTGGGCAGCGGTGGAAAAGCGGATCTGCTGGTCTGCAAGGACCTTAATCTCGGCCGGCCCGTTGTGCTTAAAAAGCTGAAGAAGGACGTTCCGAACTACGAGAAGGAACTGTCACGACTGTTGCGTGAAGCGCGAATCACGGCGCAACTGCAACACCCGGCGACCGTTCCGATGTACGAAATCGGCAAGGACGATGAAGGCGATTGGTACTTTGCGATGAAAAAGATCGAAGGCCAAACGCTTTTCGAAATCATCGTCGGACTCTACAACCGTGACACCGCGATCGAGCAGCACTTCAACCTGACGCGACTGCTAAACATCTTTCGTCAGGTTTGTGATGCGTTGAGCTACGCGCACACTCGAGGCGTTATTCATCGCGACATCAAACCGGAAAACATCATCGTCGGAATGTTTGGCGAAGTCACATTGATCGATTGGGGCGCGGCCAAAGTCTGGGGCATGCCCAATGAAGGCGACGAAGAGCGAGGCGTCGATCGCGGAGGAACGCCCTTGTACATGTCACCCGAACAGATTTTGGGTCACAAGCCCGTCGACGAACGAACCGACGTTTTCAGTATGGGAATCGTCCTGTACGAAATGATGACTCAGCGTGAACCGTTTCGCGGCCCGACGATTCAGGACACGTTCAACAACATCATCAACACCGATCCAACCGAGCCACGAAAGGCGGCGGCTCATCGTTTTATCCCGGCCACGATCGAGAAAATCTGCCTCAAGGCAATCGAAAAAGAACCTGCCGACCGGTTCCAATCGATGGATGAGATGGCCCAAGCGATCAACGTGTTCGAAAACGATGCGCTCATGCGTGGAAGCGTCTAG
- a CDS encoding phosphatidate cytidylyltransferase: protein MEYVSKLFEYFSSSLLDAAAGILIAVVLGVLGLLMLAGQYLKRQPESKFDAAIVGKFNQRLYFWFMICALLAVALLLGPIPTVVLFGLLSFWALREFITMTPTRRGDHRTLFWVFLGFTPMQYVLVALDMYDLFTIVIPVYASLFIPARIAFTGDRERFLERTAKIQFGLLICVYALSHAAALLNLNLLEWNPSSKKMLPWHGQPAGLLLFFMIIVQVSDALHFAWDRLFGKHLIAETVNETKTWEGLIGAAICSALLGIVLHLLPITPFTWYGAALMALVISVMASSGSMTMSAIKRDRGVKDYGSLVQGHVGILDRIDSICFAAPIYFHLIRYFLS from the coding sequence ATGGAATACGTCTCCAAACTCTTTGAGTACTTCTCATCCAGCCTTCTCGATGCCGCAGCCGGGATCCTGATCGCTGTTGTTCTGGGTGTGCTCGGCCTGTTGATGCTGGCCGGCCAGTATCTCAAGCGGCAGCCCGAATCAAAATTTGATGCTGCGATCGTGGGAAAGTTTAACCAGAGACTTTACTTCTGGTTCATGATCTGTGCTCTGCTGGCTGTTGCGTTGCTGCTGGGACCGATTCCGACCGTCGTTCTGTTCGGGCTGCTTTCGTTTTGGGCGCTGCGTGAGTTCATCACGATGACGCCAACACGACGCGGCGATCATCGGACGCTGTTCTGGGTGTTCCTTGGCTTTACACCGATGCAGTATGTTTTGGTCGCGTTGGACATGTACGATCTGTTTACGATCGTCATCCCGGTTTATGCGTCGCTGTTCATTCCCGCCAGAATTGCATTCACGGGCGATCGGGAAAGGTTCCTTGAACGGACGGCCAAGATTCAGTTCGGGTTGTTGATTTGCGTCTACGCTTTGAGCCATGCGGCGGCGCTGTTGAACCTGAACCTCCTCGAGTGGAATCCTTCATCGAAAAAGATGTTGCCGTGGCATGGACAGCCTGCGGGACTGTTGCTGTTTTTCATGATCATCGTGCAAGTCAGCGACGCGTTGCATTTCGCCTGGGATCGGCTTTTCGGCAAACACCTGATTGCGGAAACCGTCAACGAGACCAAGACCTGGGAAGGCCTGATCGGCGCCGCAATTTGCAGCGCGCTGTTGGGTATCGTCTTGCACCTGTTACCGATCACACCGTTCACGTGGTACGGAGCCGCGTTGATGGCGCTGGTGATCAGTGTTATGGCATCGTCCGGCAGCATGACGATGTCGGCGATCAAACGAGACCGTGGCGTAAAGGACTACGGTTCTCTGGTGCAGGGGCATGTCGGGATCCTTGACCGGATTGATTCGATTTGCTTTGCAGCACCCATTTATTTTCATCTGATCCGTTACTTTCTTAGTTAG
- a CDS encoding hybrid sensor histidine kinase/response regulator — MNTKPGIDIRQILVVDDNEAIHRDFDKILSVEESSNSSLALDELDAMLFGDEESARPRRHAEFELSHATQGQQALGVLQEQMESGIRFGAAFVDMRMPPGWNGVETIEQLWKVDPDLQVVICSAFSDHSWEEIIERLGCTDQLLVLKKPFEEIEVVQIATSLCEKRRLLELSRATMTELEIKVGEQAAELEAAQEDAETLIQSISSLLIGLNGKGCVTRWNHVATEVLGIEESDAMGTRFVDLDIEWSKPEKVRGVVCSKSSQCRRREEVQFTDADGQTKTIDMHVCSIVNDPTSQSRLIIANDITRQKFLKSQLDQSQRLESVGQLAAGVAHEINTPMQYIGDNVRYVAKSIERMQTLLDVLPDFVDDTVSDEQMLLLRQTLREQTESRKVKSSLQQIPEALSDSIEGVESVARIVAAMKELSHPGGNEMSHVSLTHILESTITVARNEWKYVADVETDFCDSLPEIPAFASELNQAFMNMIINSAHAIGEQIEEGRTSKGKIRIVTRVEGKFAFVSIEDTGGGIPEKVRERIFEPFFTTKDVGKGTGQGLAIAHSVIVSKHSGSLSFDVEDGVGTTFNVRLPLELPAKSKKPESDMKSSVEEVI, encoded by the coding sequence ATGAATACAAAACCAGGAATAGACATCCGACAGATTCTGGTCGTTGACGACAACGAAGCCATTCACAGAGATTTCGACAAGATTCTCTCTGTTGAGGAAAGTTCGAACAGCTCGCTCGCGCTGGACGAACTGGATGCGATGCTTTTTGGAGATGAGGAATCAGCTCGGCCTCGAAGACATGCCGAATTTGAGTTGTCGCACGCAACGCAGGGACAGCAAGCGTTGGGTGTTTTGCAGGAACAGATGGAATCTGGGATCCGGTTCGGGGCTGCGTTTGTCGATATGCGAATGCCACCCGGATGGAACGGCGTCGAGACAATCGAGCAGTTGTGGAAAGTTGACCCGGATCTTCAGGTCGTTATTTGCAGTGCGTTCTCCGATCATAGTTGGGAGGAAATTATCGAGCGGCTCGGTTGCACCGATCAACTGTTGGTCCTGAAGAAACCGTTTGAAGAGATTGAGGTCGTGCAGATTGCCACGTCTCTGTGTGAGAAGCGTCGTTTGCTCGAACTTTCTCGAGCAACGATGACGGAACTGGAAATCAAAGTTGGAGAACAGGCGGCCGAACTCGAAGCCGCGCAGGAAGATGCGGAAACTCTGATCCAGTCGATCTCCAGTCTTTTGATCGGATTGAATGGGAAGGGCTGTGTTACCCGATGGAATCACGTTGCCACCGAAGTTTTGGGAATTGAAGAAAGCGACGCCATGGGAACGCGGTTTGTCGATTTGGATATTGAATGGTCCAAACCCGAAAAAGTTCGCGGGGTCGTTTGTAGCAAGTCGTCTCAGTGTCGGCGACGCGAAGAAGTCCAGTTTACTGATGCGGATGGGCAAACTAAAACGATCGATATGCACGTCTGTTCAATTGTCAACGATCCGACATCGCAGTCACGTCTGATTATTGCCAACGACATAACGCGACAGAAATTTCTCAAGTCGCAACTGGATCAGTCGCAGAGGCTTGAGTCCGTTGGGCAGCTGGCTGCCGGTGTGGCTCACGAGATCAACACGCCGATGCAGTACATCGGCGATAACGTACGCTACGTGGCAAAGTCCATCGAGCGAATGCAGACGCTGCTGGACGTTCTGCCTGACTTCGTCGACGACACCGTTTCAGATGAGCAAATGCTTCTTCTGCGACAGACGCTTCGGGAACAAACTGAATCGCGGAAAGTCAAATCATCACTGCAGCAGATTCCCGAAGCGCTCTCGGATTCCATCGAGGGCGTCGAGTCGGTTGCCCGGATAGTCGCTGCAATGAAAGAGCTTTCGCACCCGGGCGGCAATGAAATGTCTCACGTTTCACTGACTCATATTCTCGAATCGACCATCACCGTGGCCCGCAATGAGTGGAAGTACGTTGCCGATGTCGAGACGGATTTTTGCGATTCACTTCCTGAGATCCCGGCGTTCGCCAGCGAATTGAATCAGGCATTTATGAACATGATCATCAATTCGGCTCATGCCATCGGGGAACAAATCGAAGAAGGGAGAACTTCGAAAGGGAAGATCAGGATCGTGACGCGTGTCGAAGGCAAATTCGCGTTTGTCTCCATTGAAGACACTGGCGGTGGAATTCCGGAGAAGGTTCGCGAACGCATTTTTGAACCGTTTTTTACAACCAAGGATGTTGGCAAAGGGACAGGCCAGGGGCTCGCGATCGCTCATTCCGTGATTGTCAGTAAGCACTCGGGCAGTTTGAGTTTTGACGTCGAAGATGGTGTTGGAACAACGTTCAACGTCCGACTGCCACTTGAGTTGCCGGCTAAATCGAAGAAGCCAGAGTCTGATATGAAATCTTCTGTGGAGGAGGTGATATGA
- a CDS encoding HD domain-containing phosphohydrolase: MSSRRILFVDDDEKVLKGITRQQADDFDITTALGPIEALAVIERDGPFAVVVSDMRMPEMNGVQLLKRVRESSPDTVRMILTGYAELNSTIEAVNEGHIFRFLAKPCDQDVMASALKAGLRQYELIAAEHELVEGTLHGSVKVLADILSLVNPLAFGQSTRVRAVVDGILKRVPIENQWQLEVAAMLSSLGCVTLPTDLLEKKLSGEVLTREEQVRYENHPHLTSELIQKIPRMDEVSAIISGETLEGSMSPMLKRKYEILRIAIAFDFHELRYESSLHALEPFKKWANERFEQSLVDALAEFVKEERNVQILEVELGELREGMVIAADIHNAGGTLLMSKGQKITASALRLLENIKRDQLVNDTVKIVSHVSACEAIC, from the coding sequence ATGAGTAGTCGCCGAATACTCTTCGTTGATGACGACGAAAAGGTCCTCAAAGGGATCACTCGTCAACAAGCCGACGATTTTGATATTACAACCGCGTTGGGGCCGATCGAAGCGTTGGCCGTGATCGAACGTGATGGTCCATTTGCAGTCGTCGTTTCCGACATGCGAATGCCGGAGATGAATGGAGTGCAGCTTCTCAAGCGGGTTCGCGAGTCTTCTCCAGATACAGTCCGGATGATCCTGACAGGATACGCGGAGCTCAACAGCACCATCGAAGCTGTCAATGAAGGACACATTTTCCGGTTCCTCGCCAAGCCATGTGACCAGGATGTGATGGCGTCTGCTCTCAAGGCGGGCTTGCGTCAATACGAGTTGATCGCTGCTGAACATGAATTGGTCGAAGGCACTCTGCACGGAAGTGTAAAAGTCCTTGCCGACATTCTGTCGCTCGTGAATCCTCTGGCGTTTGGACAGTCGACTCGGGTTCGCGCAGTCGTCGATGGAATTCTCAAGCGGGTCCCAATTGAAAATCAGTGGCAACTGGAAGTCGCAGCAATGCTGTCTTCGCTTGGCTGCGTCACGCTGCCAACTGATTTGCTCGAAAAGAAACTTTCTGGAGAAGTGTTGACGCGCGAGGAGCAGGTCAGATACGAAAATCATCCGCATTTGACCAGCGAGCTGATTCAGAAGATTCCAAGAATGGACGAAGTCTCAGCGATTATTTCTGGCGAGACGCTTGAAGGGAGTATGTCGCCAATGTTGAAGCGAAAGTATGAGATCCTTCGGATAGCAATCGCTTTCGATTTCCATGAGCTCAGGTATGAGAGTTCGTTGCACGCCCTCGAACCGTTCAAAAAATGGGCGAATGAGCGGTTTGAGCAATCACTGGTTGACGCACTTGCTGAGTTTGTCAAAGAAGAACGCAATGTTCAAATTCTCGAAGTCGAATTGGGTGAACTTCGGGAAGGGATGGTCATCGCGGCAGACATTCACAACGCCGGCGGAACGTTGCTGATGAGCAAGGGGCAGAAGATCACCGCTTCGGCACTTCGTTTGCTGGAGAACATCAAGCGAGACCAGTTGGTCAATGACACCGTCAAGATTGTCAGCCACGTCTCGGCGTGCGAAGCGATCTGCTAG
- a CDS encoding glutamine synthetase beta-grasp domain-containing protein, with protein sequence MSKSKLEYIWLDGYQPTQSLRSKTKVVSDFGGKLEDCPQWCFDGSSTEQAEGNSSDCLLEPVSIIPDPQRHNAFLVMCEVLNADGTPHVSNGRATIDDDDNDFWFGFEQEYFLWDIETDKPPGFPVGGYPGPQGPYYCSVGAKNAHGRQVIEEHLDVCLEAGLNVEGINAEVAAGQWEFQVFAKGAKEAGDQTWLARYLLERCGEQYGMAINWHPKPFGEMDWNGSGMHANFSNTTLRECGEKDSYDKICQAFEPRVKEHIAVYGADNDQRLTGKHETQSIDQFSYGVSDRGASIRIPVATVTNGWKGWLEDRRPASNADPYRVAAEIIKTVKSA encoded by the coding sequence ATGAGTAAGTCAAAACTGGAGTACATCTGGCTTGATGGTTATCAGCCAACCCAATCTCTACGCAGCAAGACCAAAGTCGTTTCTGACTTTGGCGGCAAGCTTGAAGACTGCCCGCAATGGTGCTTCGACGGCAGCTCAACTGAACAGGCAGAAGGCAACTCTTCGGACTGTCTTCTTGAACCAGTTTCCATCATTCCTGACCCTCAGCGTCACAACGCTTTCCTGGTCATGTGCGAAGTTCTCAACGCCGACGGAACACCTCACGTCTCCAACGGTCGCGCGACAATTGACGACGACGATAACGATTTCTGGTTCGGTTTCGAGCAAGAGTATTTCCTCTGGGACATCGAAACAGACAAGCCACCCGGTTTTCCGGTTGGCGGTTACCCTGGCCCGCAAGGCCCGTACTACTGCTCGGTTGGAGCAAAGAACGCTCATGGCCGTCAGGTCATCGAAGAGCACCTCGACGTTTGCCTCGAAGCTGGGTTGAACGTAGAAGGCATCAACGCAGAAGTCGCTGCTGGCCAATGGGAATTCCAGGTGTTTGCCAAGGGAGCCAAAGAAGCTGGCGACCAAACGTGGTTGGCTCGCTACCTGCTTGAGCGTTGTGGCGAACAGTACGGCATGGCCATCAACTGGCATCCAAAACCATTCGGCGAAATGGACTGGAACGGTTCCGGAATGCACGCGAACTTTTCAAACACAACGCTTCGCGAATGTGGCGAAAAGGACTCGTACGACAAGATTTGCCAGGCGTTCGAGCCTCGCGTCAAAGAGCACATCGCGGTTTACGGTGCTGACAACGATCAGCGTTTGACCGGCAAGCACGAGACTCAGTCGATCGATCAGTTCAGCTATGGCGTTTCGGATCGTGGTGCTTCGATTCGTATCCCTGTCGCAACCGTTACCAACGGTTGGAAGGGCTGGTTGGAAGATCGTCGTCCAGCGTCGAACGCGGATCCTTACCGCGTTGCAGCCGAGATTATCAAAACGGTTAAAAGCGCTTAA
- a CDS encoding PAS domain S-box protein: MNESVSFQVKADELFQNRYENECIWVHKFMAWIMFGQWVLGVMLAIFWSPYTWIGEQQDVHLHVWSAILLGGWLSAIAIGWIQFFPREASTRHVVAIVLALWSALLIHLSGGRIETHFHVFISLAILGLYRDWKILLTATFVIAADHFIRGVFYPASVFGVFTDSSYRWVEHSAWVLVEVAFLAPGCYRLRNEVRELCVRQCEIEEAKQNVDRQVELRTRELSIANERLKEATAEAEKLAMVAKYTDNGVLITDENRSIEWVNSGFTRIFGYSAEEAIGKRPSEFLHGPETDQKDIARIEKALNNRLPINTETLRHRKNGDPFWLSLEIRPMWDKDKELVRFLAIQSDVTKRKSMELTLADAEARLRSIINNVPGAFYRKEICDQATERTSFFSNFIENLTGYSAEEFSKESGYCHRDFVHPDDAELLAQKVEHAIQDQSTFHHEYRIIAKDQTIRWVSEKGQCHVVHNGNTPQTIIDGMLFDITARIEAELENQKLHADLLDASRQAGMAEIATGVLHNVGNILNSVNVSASVIQKQFSNSALRNLEKVDGLIAEHESEFDEFVRDDKRGQQVPAYIHRVTGALCDERAKMDEEFDDLVKNIDHIKRIVGVQQSMAKSSRLIQEVDAAELIRDAVSANRSSLTRHDVRLQTTIDASVTKFQSDKHRILQVLINLIKNAKDSLKEQAPADPVVSIDVDADNACIRFRVTDNGTGIERADLAKIFQHGFTTKASGHGYGLHSSANAATEMGGKLSVQSDGPGRGATFELSLPFQTESRPATRSSSISPSQTATVL; this comes from the coding sequence ATGAATGAGTCAGTAAGTTTCCAAGTCAAGGCAGACGAACTGTTTCAGAATCGCTACGAGAACGAGTGCATCTGGGTGCACAAGTTCATGGCCTGGATCATGTTCGGTCAGTGGGTTCTGGGAGTAATGCTTGCCATCTTCTGGTCGCCGTACACCTGGATCGGCGAACAGCAGGATGTTCATTTGCATGTATGGTCGGCCATCCTCCTGGGAGGCTGGTTGTCCGCAATCGCCATTGGGTGGATTCAGTTCTTCCCGCGCGAAGCCAGCACACGACATGTCGTGGCTATCGTTCTCGCGCTCTGGTCAGCACTGCTAATTCATCTTTCCGGAGGCCGGATCGAAACACACTTTCACGTTTTCATTTCGTTGGCCATCCTCGGTCTTTACCGCGACTGGAAAATTTTGCTGACCGCGACATTCGTGATCGCGGCCGACCACTTTATCCGTGGAGTCTTTTATCCTGCGTCTGTGTTTGGCGTTTTCACCGATAGTTCGTATCGATGGGTCGAACATAGCGCATGGGTTCTGGTGGAAGTCGCCTTTCTGGCGCCGGGTTGTTATCGACTGCGAAATGAAGTTCGAGAGCTTTGCGTGCGGCAGTGTGAAATTGAGGAGGCAAAGCAGAATGTTGATCGTCAGGTTGAACTCCGAACTCGTGAGCTGAGCATCGCGAACGAGAGGCTGAAGGAGGCCACGGCTGAGGCAGAGAAGTTAGCCATGGTCGCGAAATACACGGACAACGGAGTGCTTATCACTGACGAAAACCGCTCCATCGAATGGGTAAACTCCGGGTTTACGCGAATCTTCGGCTATTCCGCGGAGGAAGCGATTGGAAAGCGTCCATCCGAGTTTCTGCACGGTCCAGAAACGGATCAGAAGGACATTGCCCGAATTGAGAAAGCCCTCAACAACCGATTGCCAATCAATACCGAAACGCTGCGGCATCGAAAAAACGGCGACCCATTTTGGTTGTCATTGGAAATTCGGCCGATGTGGGATAAAGACAAAGAACTTGTCCGATTCCTGGCCATCCAGAGTGATGTTACGAAACGCAAGTCGATGGAGTTGACGTTGGCTGACGCGGAAGCGCGTTTGCGATCCATCATCAATAATGTGCCTGGCGCTTTTTATCGCAAAGAGATCTGTGATCAGGCGACGGAGAGAACATCGTTTTTCAGCAACTTCATCGAGAACCTCACCGGATATTCTGCCGAAGAGTTTTCGAAAGAAAGTGGCTATTGTCATCGCGACTTTGTTCATCCGGACGATGCCGAGTTGCTGGCTCAAAAAGTCGAACATGCGATCCAGGACCAGTCGACGTTCCATCATGAGTATCGCATCATTGCAAAAGACCAAACGATTCGTTGGGTTTCTGAAAAGGGGCAATGTCATGTGGTTCACAACGGCAATACGCCCCAAACGATCATCGATGGCATGCTGTTCGATATTACAGCGCGTATTGAAGCAGAGCTGGAGAATCAAAAACTGCACGCTGATCTCCTCGATGCTTCCCGCCAGGCTGGCATGGCTGAGATTGCCACCGGCGTACTGCACAACGTCGGCAACATTCTCAATAGCGTCAACGTCTCAGCGTCTGTGATTCAGAAGCAGTTCTCGAACAGTGCGTTGAGAAATTTGGAGAAAGTCGACGGACTGATTGCGGAACACGAATCAGAGTTTGACGAGTTCGTTCGCGACGACAAACGTGGGCAACAGGTGCCGGCTTACATTCACAGGGTCACCGGTGCGCTATGCGACGAACGAGCCAAAATGGACGAGGAGTTCGATGATCTGGTCAAAAATATTGATCACATCAAACGAATTGTCGGAGTGCAGCAGTCGATGGCGAAGTCATCAAGGTTAATCCAGGAAGTCGATGCTGCGGAACTAATTCGCGACGCGGTCTCGGCTAACAGGAGTTCGCTCACCAGGCACGATGTGCGTCTGCAAACGACGATCGATGCCAGTGTCACCAAGTTTCAGTCGGACAAGCATCGAATTCTGCAGGTCCTGATCAACCTGATCAAAAACGCAAAAGACTCACTAAAAGAGCAGGCACCCGCAGACCCGGTCGTTTCGATTGATGTCGACGCCGACAATGCCTGCATCCGTTTTCGTGTAACTGACAACGGTACCGGAATTGAACGTGCGGACCTTGCAAAGATATTTCAGCATGGGTTCACGACCAAGGCATCCGGGCATGGCTACGGATTGCACAGCAGCGCCAATGCAGCGACAGAAATGGGTGGAAAGCTTTCTGTCCAAAGTGACGGCCCGGGCCGCGGCGCTACTTTTGAACTCAGCCTTCCCTTCCAAACTGAGTCGCGACCGGCGACCAGATCAAGCAGTATCTCACCATCCCAAACAGCCACAGTACTATGA